A genomic region of Arachis hypogaea cultivar Tifrunner chromosome 5, arahy.Tifrunner.gnm2.J5K5, whole genome shotgun sequence contains the following coding sequences:
- the LOC112802339 gene encoding surfeit locus protein 1: protein MASTARTLAHLRRSSAAATSSRGSYAYFLISKPFTSAAASAASSDSDQTLSSSSGSKGKGSRWLLFLPGAITFGLGTWQIFRRQDKIKLLEYREKRLEMEPLQFHSYPSTQELDTLEFRKVVCKGVFDDKKSIFVGPRSRSISGVTENGYYVITPLMPVENHPDSVTFPILVNRGWVPRSWKDKFVEATLDEKFPNAVPSPSQDDGTTSWRRFWSKKPIVAEDHTPSVTPKEVVGIVRGSEKPSIFVPANDPESSQWFYVDVPAIARACGLPENTIYIEDANENVNPSNPYPIPKDVNTLIRSSVMPQDHLNYTLTWYSLSAAVTFMAFKRLRPRKKQR from the exons ATGGCTTCCACCGCCAGAACGCTAGCACACCTCCGTCGTAGCTCCGCTGCCGCCACTAGTAGCAGAGGGAGCTACGCTTACTTCCTCATATCCAAGCCGTTTACTTCCGCCGCCGCTTCCGCTGCATCATCTGATTCCGACCAAACACTCTCTTCCTCTTCGGGATCAAAGG gaAAAGGATCTAGATGGTTGCTGTTTCTACCTGGAGCAATCACTTTTGGCCTTGGGACTTGGCAGATTTTTAGGAGACAAGATAAA ATTAAATTGTTGGAATATAGAGAGAAGAGGCTGGAAATGGAACCTTTACAATTCCACAGTTATCCTTCAACTCAGGAATTGGACACTCTGGAATTTAGGAAGGTGGTATGCAAAGGAGTTTTTGATGATAAAAAATCAATCTTTGTAGGACCCCGCTCAAGAAGCATTTCAGGAGTTACTGAAAATGGCTACTATGTTATAACACCTCTTATGCCAGTTGAGAATCATCCAGACAG TGTCACTTTTCCCATTCTTGTTAACAGAGGATGGGTTCCTCGTAGTTGGAAAGACAAATTTGTAGAGGCTACACTAGATGAAAAGTTCCCGAATGCAGTTCCTTCTCCTTCACAGGATGATGGAACTACATCTTGGAGGAGGTTTTGGTCTAAAAAGCCCATCGTTGCGGAG GATCACACCCCTTCTGTTACACCGAAAGAAGTAGTTGGCATAGTTCGTGGAAGTGAAAAACCAAGCATATTTGTCCCGGCAAATGATCCTGAATCTTCCCAGTGGTTCTATGTCGATGTTCCTGCCATTGCGCGTGCTTGTGGTCTTCCTGAAAATACTATCTATATTGAAGATGCTAATGAAAATGTGAATCCAAGTAATCCTTACCCTATTCCCAAGGATGTCAATACCTTAATTCGAAGTTCAGTAATGCCTCAAGACCACCTGAACTACACATTGACATG GTATTCTCTTTCTGCAGCAGTTACTTTTATGGCTTTTAAGAGGCTCAGACCAAGAAAAAAGCAAAGATAG